ATCAGCACACTCATGCTCCTTGCGGGAACGGATTATTGGCCCGATATGGAGGGGAGCATACTGTTCCTTGATGAGGATGATGGAGAGACGCCTCAAACAATCGATAGATACCTGACCCAGTTGAGGCACATAGGAGTCTACGATGAGATATCCGGAATGGTCCTCGGCCGCCTTCCCACCAAGGTGGGTTTCAGCAAAGAGGACACCTTGTCCATGATATTGGAGGAAGCCACTAGGGGCTATGATTTCCCCATTGTCAGTGGTGTAGATTTCGCCCATACCGACCCCATTATCACTATTCCCCTGGGCGTTAGATGCATGGTCGATGCCTACAATCAGAGGATCGAGCTAATGGAAAGTGCTGTAAGGTGATCAGATGAGCGAGTTAATCGTAAAGACAAGAGGGCTGTGCAAATACTATGGGAAGCAGAATATGATCAAAGCGGTAGATTCCCTTGATCTTGAAGTATACGAGGGAGAGACCTTCGGACTGCTTGGCCCGAACGGTGCTGGTAAGACCACCACTATCAGGATGCTCAACTGTATAATATCTCCCACAAGTGGGACCGCGACGGTGGTCGGTCATGATATTATAAACGAAAAGAACGAGGTCAAGCGGGAGACAGGCCTTCTCGCCGAGACCCCTGGCCTCTACGAGAAGTTAAGTGCTCATGAATTCCTCGAATTCATGGGAGCCCTTTACGATGTTCCCAAGAATGTTCTTTCCAACCGCATAGAGGAGCTGCTCAAGCTCTTCGGGCTCACTCAGAGATCAAACCAACTTCTGGAGGGATACAGCAGGGGAATGAAGCAGAAAGTGCTGATCGCCGCCTCACTCATACACGATCCAAAGCTTATCTTTCTCGATGAGCCAACATCATCCCTTGACCCACGGGTGGCTCACATGGTCAAGGATCTCATCAAGGACCTTGCAGGAGAAGCTGGTAAAACGGTTTTCATAAGCAGCCATGTCCTGCCTGTTATGGAGGAGTTATGCGACCGCATCGGTATAATCAATCAAGGGAAACTGATTGCTATTGGCAGTATCGATGATATTCTGACCAGCACGGGTACCAGCAGACTCGAGGATGCTTTTATCGAGATCACGGGCGGAGTTGAGGAAAAAGAACTGTTGGCCTGGAGGGAGTTTAGGGGTGAATCTGCCTAAGTGGTTCGTAATAGCAAAGAACGAGTACCGGTTGATGACCAGTGGTTCTCTCCTGCTAAGGCGAACCCTTCCTTACCTGCTCGTGGCATTATTCCTGATTTTCGTGTTCATCCTGGGGCCGGCTCTCTTCAACCTGATCAAGAGCGACTGGTTAGTACTGGTTCTTTCCCAGGCGGCTTTGGCCACGATAGCCATAATCCTCCTCACACTGTTCTTCTACTTCCTGGTAATACCCATAACCAACACCTTGAAGGAAGAACAGGCATCGGAGTTGGAGATATTCCTAGCCGCCCCTGTGAAACCAGAGGAGGTACTGCTCGGCAAGTTCATGGGCAAGCTTATATTGTTTGGAACGCTGGCCGCCATCATTGCGGGGTTATTCGCCGCCGCTTTCACCTTGGTGGGGATAAACACCGTGCAGATGCTGGTCATAGTCCTTACAATATTCCTCCTTCTATTATCTGGGCTGTGGATAGGGACGGTCATTGCTGCCGTACTAAGGACGAAGTTGAGCAGGACGGCCAAAGGAAAGGACATCGGTAAAGGACTCTCTATCATCATAGCCCTTCCTTTACTAGGACTCATGTATGCCTTATTTAGCGGGATGATGTTCTCCGCACTCGATGACCCTGGCACGGCAGATCTGGTAGAGATGATCCTTGCATTCTTCCCGACAACATGGGGGGCGGATATCCTCGTAAGTTATGCCAATTTCCCAGGGTTGTTGTTCCCTCCTGAAACCCTGGTGGTAGTAGCTATTCCCGGAGTTATCCTTTTCACCGTCGCATCATTCTTCTTTGGCAACAGGGTTATTGCCAGAGCTTACACTCTCGAGCCTACTTCGTTCACCTCTTCCATCGTGAAAAAGGATGGATTTCTTCTGAAATTCATCGGGTGGGCAACCGGCTCTGGGCAATTCTCCGTCATGGTAATCACCATATTCAAGGACTGGGGAAGAAGACTGGAAAATCTGTCAAAGGTTGGCTATGTCGTTGGTCTAGTTTTCCTCTTGGCCATATTCTTCACCAGGCCTGAAGAACCAACTGCTGTAATCATACTCCTTACTTTCATGATAGGGTTGCTCGCCGCCTTCGTTGTAGGGGAGGTGACTATACGTGGTAAAGAGATGCTTTTCATCTACAGAAAAGCTCCTCGGGGCGAGAATCGGCTTGTCTGGGCAAGATTGATCCAAGGCTGGTTCATCGTTGTTCCTGTGACAACCATTATCGTTCTGATCATGCTGGCCTTCATTCCTGGACTTCCGCTCATTGACCTTTTCGCCTATCTCCTATTCATGGACCAGATGGCTATGGCGATTACGGTTTTCTCACTGGGGTTGTTCCTAGTAATGCCAGCTTTCTCTGAGAAAACAGGAGAGATGATCGTCAACATGATGGGGACAATGTTCCTCTTCTTCATCCTCTTCGTCATTGGAGAGGTATTCTTTGGTTCAATTGGATTCGTCCTGTTCTACATACCCGTTTCATGGGCGATTTCACTCTCTGTACTATACCTGGGCCTGAGAAACCTGAGCCGAATTGAATGATCATTCATCAATAACTGCGTCACCGCTCATCTGAAGCGCGGATTTCATGAGTCGAGCATGATCTTCAACATCATTAAGTGCCGATCTTCTGTTCTGGAGATTGCTACCGTATATCCTGATCAGGTTGGACCCCTCTACGACACCTTTTGCACCGTGGTCTCTGGCCTTCCTTGCCTGCTGTGGTTTGGATATACCGAATCCCAATGCTATCGGAAGCTCACTCTCCGTTGAGACCGTCCTGATCATCTCAAGGGTCTTTCCTGTTAGCGAGTCCCTGAGGCCCGTTGTGCCGGCTACAGATACCAGATAGGCATATCCCCTTGCTTCATCCAAGATTCGGCGCCTCCTCTCGAATGGTGTGTTCGGGCTGATGAGGTTGATAAGATCCAAGTTCCTTTCCATCATGAATCCATTCAGTTCTTTGCACTCTTCCATGGGAAGGTCCACAGCAATAATTCCATCACCTTGGACGTCGGCGAGATCGTTGCAGAATTTGCCCAATCCTCGTTGAAGCATTGTATTGTAGTAGCCCATGACGACCACGGGCTGCTCAAGTCCGATCTCCCGAATGGAACGGATCATCTCAAATAAATGACCACAACGGAATCCTCCTACCAATGAACGGTTCATTGCCTCTTGGATAAGACGACCGTCTGCAACGGGGTCAGAGAAGGGGATTCCAAGTTCCAGAATGTCTGCACCAGAGTCGCATAGAACCTCAACCAGCTTGATAGAGAATTCCATATCAGGATCTCCAGTGCACACGTATGGTATGTAGGCTCCCTCTTCGTCTCCGAGGGAATCGAATACTTTTCCTATCCTGCTCACAGCCTTCCCTCCATTCTCGCTATCTGCTCGACATCCTTGTCACCCCTTCCCGACAGGTTCACCACTATGATCTGATCCCTGTCCATTTCCGTTGCGAGTTTGGCTACGAAGGCAATAGCGTGGGCGCTCTCCAGTGCAGGCACTATTCCCTCTGTTTCAGACAAAAGATGGAATCCTTGAACGGCCTCCTGGTCGTTGATAGATTGGTAAAGCGCTCGACCCATCACAGCGAGATATGAGTGCTCGGGACCGACACCGGGATAATCAAGACCCGCCGCGATGGAATGGGTCTCTCGGATCTGACCCTCTTCATCCTGTATGAGCAGAATGCGAGAGCCATGAAGGACACCAGGAGTTCCGACTGAGGCACTTGCCGAATGCAATCCCGTATCAATTCCGCAACCTCCCGCCTCCACTCCATACATCTTGACCGGATCGTCAAGGAAGGGGTGGAAGAGGCCCATGGCATTGCTACCCCCACCAACGCATGCGACAAGAGCATCGGGCAATCTGCCCTCTTCCTTGATAATCTGCTCCCTGGCCTCTTTTCCGATCACGGATTGAAAATCCCTCACGATTGTCGGGTAGGGATGCGGGCCTATCACGCTCCCGATGAGGTAATGGGTATGGTCGCTG
The genomic region above belongs to Methanomassiliicoccales archaeon and contains:
- a CDS encoding ABC transporter ATP-binding protein, with product MSELIVKTRGLCKYYGKQNMIKAVDSLDLEVYEGETFGLLGPNGAGKTTTIRMLNCIISPTSGTATVVGHDIINEKNEVKRETGLLAETPGLYEKLSAHEFLEFMGALYDVPKNVLSNRIEELLKLFGLTQRSNQLLEGYSRGMKQKVLIAASLIHDPKLIFLDEPTSSLDPRVAHMVKDLIKDLAGEAGKTVFISSHVLPVMEELCDRIGIINQGKLIAIGSIDDILTSTGTSRLEDAFIEITGGVEEKELLAWREFRGESA
- the trpA gene encoding tryptophan synthase subunit alpha, which produces MSRIGKVFDSLGDEEGAYIPYVCTGDPDMEFSIKLVEVLCDSGADILELGIPFSDPVADGRLIQEAMNRSLVGGFRCGHLFEMIRSIREIGLEQPVVVMGYYNTMLQRGLGKFCNDLADVQGDGIIAVDLPMEECKELNGFMMERNLDLINLISPNTPFERRRRILDEARGYAYLVSVAGTTGLRDSLTGKTLEMIRTVSTESELPIALGFGISKPQQARKARDHGAKGVVEGSNLIRIYGSNLQNRRSALNDVEDHARLMKSALQMSGDAVIDE
- the trpB gene encoding tryptophan synthase subunit beta, producing MTLSSYFGNFGGFYIPEVLVAAFKQVEREYIRLRNDDEFNARLDKLRAQYIGRPTPLYFAERLSEELGGARIYLKREDLAHTGSHKINNALGQGLLAEAMGKTRVTAETGAGQHGVATATACALLGLDCEVFMGAVDVERQRLNCFRMNLLGAKVNVVENGSKTLKDAINEAMRDFASTSDHTHYLIGSVIGPHPYPTIVRDFQSVIGKEAREQIIKEEGRLPDALVACVGGGSNAMGLFHPFLDDPVKMYGVEAGGCGIDTGLHSASASVGTPGVLHGSRILLIQDEEGQIRETHSIAAGLDYPGVGPEHSYLAVMGRALYQSINDQEAVQGFHLLSETEGIVPALESAHAIAFVAKLATEMDRDQIIVVNLSGRGDKDVEQIARMEGRL